Part of the Numenius arquata chromosome 5, bNumArq3.hap1.1, whole genome shotgun sequence genome is shown below.
TATTAATAACAAACCATCAGCTCTTCTCCGCACAAGTGTGCAGCAATAGAATATTGAAAACAGTGTGACACCTGGCTTACACACAGGAGTTTTAATCAATAGTTCTCAAAACACTTGACAAAGGAAGGaagtataattttaattttatgggAACCGAAGTGTAGGGTGGGACAACCTGAGCAACACCCTGCAGTGTTCTTGGTCCCTTAGGTTACATTACGTCTTGCACCAGCAGGAAACATGCCCGAGAGACAGGGAGTGTGAAGATATGGGACCAGAGGAACTGGTAGTGTCCCGCAAAGGATGTTTGAAAATACACACAGTAGCATTAAGGGAGAGGCTTAAATGAAGATCTTTCAGCTCAGTTGGAAGGCTGAAACTGCATGCTGAAAACTGGTAGGTCTGAGCCAGGGAATTTTCATGTGGcccattttagaaataaaatatttggagcTGTGGGCAGGAGTTTGACCTTATTCTAAATCACAAGAAATTGTTTTCATGTAGAACTCCCAAAAAGAGTTCTAGGGTcctcctccttggaggagcctgcATCTTTATCCTGAAAGCATTAGAATCCACTTTTGCCCGATAGCCTTAAAATAGGATTTGTACCTATCAGCCCTCAGAAATGCTTGCTGAGGAGCTTTTCTGCCTGTATCATTCACCAGTCAAAATCTGCTGTTAGTAGCTCTGTTATTTAAATCTTTCTGAATCCTGGTGACAAACTGGCCTGAGGATTTCCTGCCATGAAAGGAGTTTGTTTTCTTCATGCAGCTTAGGGGTGAGTGGTGTTGAGCAAGAGGATTTGTCAGCTGATTCCCTTCAGACGTTTGTTATCATTTGGTGGGAAGATGCAGAATTTACTATTCTCAGCAGCAGGCTCGTCTACCAAACCTCTTTGTGGTACTGCCATCatttggggagaggggtgttCTTGTCTTTGCTACTTGGGAGCAGTGTATTTGGCATAAATTGTAGGGTTATGTTTTGTAGCTTATGTTAATTGGTAAGAAATTAGATAAGTAAAAATTCCCCAAAAAGAAAACTATTGCCCACGGCAGAGGAGGTGAAAACTACAAGGGAAAGAGGCAGACATGTGATGCGCTGATCTGTAGAAACACATTTTGACATCGTGATAGTCGTGAGTGgttactctgtccttgtaggaagGCCTGCAAATGAAATCAAAGTAGGCCACTCTCTATTTCTGTAAGAAGTGATCTAAGATCAGGTTGGtccaaaaaatcaaattaatttcaaatctgATGAGTTTTTACACTGAACTTTGCCGCATTGGGTAGAGCCCTTTGGTGCACGAAAAAGATCTGGGAGCATAGGAAAAGATCCACAcaggcagggaaaaaataaatatagcaaGCAGTACCCCCCAAAGGATCCCACCTCCTGAATTTGCAGGGTTCAGGGAGGACTGAAGCTGCAGTTTGTGTCTGGGCAGAGATACTGTGAGAAACTCAAGGCGCGTTTTTGCAATGTAGCGTGGGAACtgtgcccagagcagcagcagcacacatgGGAGAAGCAGGAGCAGGAAGTCCTTAAAGTCATACACATTTTGCCTATGGCTCCACCGCAGCCCTTGACCTGCTTGAGAAACCATCCTTTGTGTTTCGCTGGGtgtctgtgtgtttccttgggttTACTCGCTCACCACTCCATGCTCCCCCTCTTTTCTCTCCGTCTCTCCCACACTTTGACCTCACACCATGAAACTGTCAGAGTGAGGAAACAGTTTGAGCTGAAACATTCATTCCACATTACGTGATTCTAGATTAAAGGCAGGAAACATTTAACCCTTTGACAGCCTTCTCCCCTCATCCTGTGAAGCCCAGGTTTTAAAGCTCCTTGCAAAATGTGTAAATAGGTGGTGAGCACTGATGCTTTTTAGATGTATATTCTTGTCTTACCAGTGGTTCTTACCAGTAGCCACAGCACAGGCTGCCTGGGCTTTGCAAACTGAATGTACCCTCTCAGCCCTGTTCAATATTCTTCGTTCTTCCAGTGCTGAGACGTATTTGCAGCGTGGGGGAAACGTGCATTGCCAAACATACAAAGAGATGAACCTTTGGCTCCATTTGTTTCACTTCATTCCCCAGTGTGAGGTTCATAAGTGCAAACggctaaaattaaaaatacaaaaatagatAAAATGAGGTATCTCAGTGACTAGCACTCAGGATTTAGAAACAAAACTTCTTGCTTTCTTCAAAGCTGCCTAATAAATAATGCTAGCAGAATAGCACTTACATATTAAATGTATCATTTCACAGCCCTGACACAAATATGTATTCCGGGTTTTAAAAGCTGCTCTTTTGGCAGATTATGGCTCTCCTGAGAGCCAGTTACTGCTCTCCAGCACCGACTGATGAACACTAGTCAGATATATTTGATATTTGGTACTAGCTCTTGGACTCTGGACTTCATAGGTGGTCTTGGCAGTTAAAAGGCTGGATACGAATGGCGACCCAAACCCTCTGTTCATTGCTGGAGCTGTACCAGTATCTACACTGACACCAGCAATACTACTGTAGCCCTTTAGGAGAAGAAGTGACTTTGACATAGGCATAATGTAACCACGTGGGCTGGAATGTGACAAAGACATGGGGTTTTCACCACTGCTCTGGAAGGATGTAGATGGGAAACGCTAATGGCTCTCCAAGGCCTGGATTCTGGTTTTTCCATTTCAGCAGAGTACCTCCAGATGTGTAGCTCACAGAAACGTCACTTTGGTTCCTGCCTCAGAGAACCCACGGTTTCCCAGTAAGCCCTTTCTGTGCACTTGGAAGGTTCTTCTCACAAACGTTGATATTCCCCCACCGTGCCCAAACAGAGAGATTGGAGCACAGACAGTTGAGCCAGAATCGCCATCACCACTTGCTTTATATTCAGCACTGCCACCAGCCTATCACCTTTCCCAGTGCTTGAGGGAGAAAGCTCCCAGTGCTCTCAGTCTCCCTTACTGAAAATCAAATGCACACAGGAGCATAATTTAGAGTTTTTTTGCCCCTCATTTCCCTATCCCGCTGCTCTTTACTGACAGTCGCAGAACTGCTGATGTGTACGACAGTATACCTTGTTCTGCTAGTTAAATAATAAGGAGTCTTGTTCATTTGAAATGATAAACACCTTTGCTTATAGAGCATGAGTACGAGTTTTAGTCCCTAACGAATGTAAAACCAGCTCAGACACCCATGATCTTAATGAAAAATAGGGAGGCAAGAGAATAGGCTGTTGCACTTCAGTGTGATATTCCgaagttgtttctctttttcatcaTGGAATAGGGAAATATTGAGAGTTTTGAAGTGAAATACAATGCAGAACACTGTGAAGAGTGAGGGCTCCTGCGAGCATCTGGAAACCTGGATCACAGTCAAAAAGTGACATAATTCAGCTCTCTGTGAAAGTTCAAAGGCTGCATCAGAAAAAGCCCAAGCCCTGCTTATCTGGTGAGCTTTCTAACCACCAGAGAAGGTACAGTGTGTCTCCAGATTCAGCAAAAAAacctaatatttttttcaaaatgaccaGTTCCTGGTTGCTAGTGTTCTGCATTGTTgcccagaaagaagaaaaacattatccTTAGGAACAGTCTCCACAATCATCCATAATAACAGCATGAGGCACGCATACTTTCACCCATCATATTTAGAAAATGTGCAGCTTCCCCTGGACCTGCTACAGAGGAGACAGTAAGTGTCTGCCTGACGAGATCCAGAGACTGGGTCTTGAAACGCATTtggataaaaaggaaaatgtaaaaaatgtatcTTCTAAAGAAGACTGGTATGACAGCTCCTGAATGAATTGGCTCCTAGGGTTTACAGAACCTAtcatctctctctgcttcatatttggtgttttttccatctttaggAACCCGTGCTGAAACACTATCATTTGGGATAAACTCTGTCCACTTCATGACGGATAAAATTATTGTCACCAAAGGAGGTTGACAGACGAAGGGAGACTAGAACTGGGTTTGCTGCATCACTCTCCATGTTCCTGTTTATTCCAAAATCAATAATAGGCAAAAATCTGACAGAGCAGAAAATCACCAGCTGTTCTGAGCTCATCTACCACTTGCACAGCTGCTTAGAGCTCATCTAACTTGCTTGCTTAAACCAAAGAGAtttcagagaagagcagcaaaacTTTACAAGAACTGAACAGGTTTAAGCAAGCAATTGACTGTGCAACACAAATGAGCTCAACATTGTAAGCAAAAAACAAGGGAAGGAAATATTGGGCTAAGCCAGGGAGAGCACTTGGGGACAAATGGCATGAATTCAAAGGTTTGTCTAAATACAGAGTTGTACTGACttcattttaaatgtgatttaaaatgcTTTAGGTAAATAAGGTCAGAAGGCTAAGCAGACACTCTTCTTTTGCTATAAATCATGTTTGgagttaaaatatttggaaataaattttaaactcaacagcaaaaaatgtatttctcagcCTAAGGAAGAACAACTGCAGAAGTTTTTGCTTGCTAAATTAAACAAGAACCAAGGCATCAACAGAGAGGGACAAGGAAGGGCAAAGCCAGTGAGAACAGGGGTCAAAAACTATCAAAGGAAGAGTCTTGCTTTGTCTCCAGAGGTGACAGGTTGGATCGTCTTTTCTAGCACCATTGTCCCCGCTTTTGAGGTTTTTAGAGTGAAACTGGAGATCTTTTTAACTTTCAATTGCATGGCTTCCCTGCGCTAGCCCCAGAGGAGACAGAGGCAGCCCATGAGAACTCTGAAAATACACGAACAACTAAATACTAGCAAATATGTCATTATGTTCTGCTGCTTCAGGGTCATGTGCTGGCTCTGCAAACACGCTGCAGCTCTAGCAGAGCCAGGGGGATTTGGACCCAGTCTTCCAGCTTTGCCAGTGGACAGAGGGAAATCCAGCAGTAACAATACGCTGGCAGCCTTCCAGTTTGCCTCCTAAAACAATTAGGCAACTGTTTTCTGGTACAGGCGAAGTTTCTTTCCATGTCTTGGAAAGTTACTCTTTCCTCTTCATTTGTACACCTGACATAAATCCAACTATTTCTCTCCAAGCTGTTCCTTGAAATCAAgatctgaattttctgttttattcctgTTTCAATTGTAAACAACTCTCAATTTAAGGAATCCACAATCAAGATCTGAATTCAGATGTTAAGATTTCAGCCATCCCTACCACAAATGCGGGCAATTCCTTTATTTCTCAGTGGTGATTCCCTCCCGTGGATACCGAAGTGCATGGCAAATACATGTCCGTATCCTTCCTCTTATTTACAGCCACAGTAACTTCGATTAAGACATCTGGCCAAGATCATCAAATGAGTCACAGGGAAAGTTAAAAATGGAGCCTGATTTTCCCATCTCCCCAGTCACACTGTATTTCCACGGGAAACCACTGGAAAGGTGTGAGAAACACAACTGACAGCGATACTGCAAAAAATAACCATTTACAAATATCTTCAATAACTCAGAAGCCAGTCTTGGCCCCTTGCTATAATTGTGCCCGGTGCCAGCACGTCACTAATACCTTGCTCAGTCAGTTCCTAACACAGTTTGTAATTTAAGTAACTTTTTTCCAACTTTTAATTACATTCTTGCGCAATACAACTTACTGTGCTTTGTTCATACCTTGAGGGAGGTGGTATGGTCTGGTGGTTGTTGTAAAGAGTTGGGAATTAATTACAAAGGACACAGTTTTTTCATTCCTCTCAAGCTCTCACTCAGCTGTGTAACCTTGGGGCAAATCACTCAACTGCTTTGTGCCCAAGCAAACCCGGCTGTAAACCATCTCAGAAGCCAGATGGTGCACAAGATTTAAACTGCTCAGGAGAATGAAGAGGGATGGAAGAAGAGTGAATTCTACAGCTTGTTGCTATTGCTTCCAGTGGAGTTAATCTGGACTTTACCAGTATAACTGAGAAGAGAATTTGCCTTGATATCCAAAAATCCCTCTCACTCTCcgatcttttttccctttcctctcttgaCTTTAAGTCAAGTGCCTTCTCTCTAGATGCTtcattatcagggagtggagcaataggatgaggcataacggttttgaactgaaagaggggagattgagatgagatctcaggaagatcatctttgctgtgagggtggtgagaccctggcccaggttgcccagagaagctgtggctgccccatccctggaggggttcaaggccaggttggagggggctttgagcaacctggtctggtgggaggtgtccctgcccagggcagggggtggcactggatgatctttaaggtcccttccaactcttaaccattctatgattctgtgattttaagccTTCAGTAGAATACATGTTTTTCCCTGGCAGCCTAAAGATTCTAATTCAGGATCAGGTTCTACATGACTAATCTTTGATattttatgtgattatttttagGCACTTAATTCTCTTCCTGCTTTTCGTGCTCCCATTCTCCTGCCTCAGCCTTGCTGAGCTTCAGTGGGACACTGGCGTGTTCTGGTGCATAAGTGCTTCACTGCTAATAAAAATGCTGAGCTCTATTGTCTTCTGTAGATGGTATGTCCTGGCTTAAAACCAGTATCAAAGCTATTACAGGATTTGTATTGCTGGTCAATGAACAAAGGAAATACTATACTCAAGTTTCTGTAGCAGAATAAATGTTTGCCACATGTTAGTATTTAGGGGAAGACTTAAACGTTTCAATATTTTTTGGCCTTAGCTAAAATGTAGACTTTTTTCTCCCACCAGTGCCGCAGGAATGTGGGAATACTTACTTATGTAGGAGTGCAAAAGTAGGAATACTTGTGTATACATCCAAAGCGGGGTGTATTTGGttataagaagggaaaaaatatattttagtctaGTATAAACAAGGAACATTTAAAGATGTGAGACGTAAATGACCCATTTTGTACACTACTCAGGAAAGACCTTGCATGTTTTTATTAATCACTATTGAAAATAGAACATTGACAGGTTTAAGATTTGTTGAATTTTCTTCCCAAATAAGAAAGGATTAGAGCTGAGAGAGTAAGTTACAAAGAAATTTAACAAGCTGGAGCACCTAATTGTCTTAGGCTCTTAGGAAAACAAATGTTGTCAGCAAATTGTCTTCAACAATTTTAGCCCTTGTTATATACAGTACTGGgatagtaaaatatttaattgctaTTCAAAATTGGTGATAATTTTTCCaatgtaaacattttcagtttgtgTGTTGCAAACTTTTTGCTCTATTTCATGTTATTGAATCTATACATTCAATGTTTGAGCTATGGTATTACTAATTTAAGATATTGAAATTCTGTGCTAATAAACAGCATACCAAAGTGCTTGCAATGAATAACAACACTGCTCAAACATCAACTCTTTAATTAACTATAAGCTAAAGTAGAAATCCTTTGACATTGGTTGAGTCCCTGTTTGGATGATCTAagtttccttttcccctcctactACCACTTGAAACTAATTTTATAAAAAGGTGCAGTTCTTTTGTGtgaataaaagaattttaaattaatcagAGCACAAGCCATTGTCAGATGACCAGCTgtggaaaacaataaataaaacagaaagtgaACTGTAGATAGGCAAATCCAGGTGATAAGGGAAATCATGACTAGGGTTGTCTAACATAGGgacaagaaaaagataaaatacattttcaagccCTGAGCTACATAAATACACATCAGACTCAATTTACATTTTTTGCTGCTCATAATGAGGAGAAGGTTGATTCAGCTCAGCATTGCCAGCTGAAACCGCAGCTGGGAGTGTTTTTCTGTATCCATCAAACTAGGGTTTTCCCTTCTGTGTTCCTGAGTGTAAATCGTTGAGCTTTACTTCATTTCATGGTCCTGTGACTTGCTCATATGGtctgtttaaagaaaagattGTTGCATCATGAGTTTTACGTGGTCCAACCCAGTTTCTTGCCACTTTTGCTGAGCCATAGAATGATGGATGCGTCGCATTGCTGTTATTACTACCATAAAACGGGCCAGCTCACAGGATCCAGCTTCGAATCCCTTTGTACGTGCTGAGACACGGTGCAGTGAGATGCTGCCAGTGAAATATTACTGATAGACTGGTGATTCGGATGCATTGCGAGGTATTGAGTAAAGTCTGGTCTTAAGGCAAAAAACAAAACGATGAATTCCCGAAGCCAGAAATTTCAGgcataaaacattttcttcttcttcaaaaaaaaatctaatgaattAAATATACTTCATGTGAAGGCCTTGTTTCTTTGAAACAGCATCTTGAACTTGAAATCTAactagtttgggaaaaaaaagttaaatagttTTAGGTCACCTGCTTGCTCCTGCTTAATACAGTCCATTTTTTGCAGGTTTTAAATGACGTTGCTCTATTTGTCCCTCTCTCATTGCCATGTAGGAAACCTGCAGAAAAATTAGAAGTATTGAGAAACTGACTACAAAATGCTGCTACAAGTATGTATTTTGCCCATATAATCACCTTCAGAAACAGCCaatatgcttttaaagaaaaataatctgaaaaaatagtgattttttaaaaaatctccctTTAAAGAGACACTGTAAGGTTAAAGCTTGCACAtgaacaaatctctccccaagtTGCTAAGATCACTTTCTAAACTGCAATTTAAAAGCTTTCAATTACTACTTTTCACTGTTTATGCTCGTCATTtactttttgcctttattttccagTCCTGTGCCTAAGCAAATCTGGTAAATTTTGCTTGCTCAGTAAAGCTCACATAAATCTCCTCATGTCTTACTGTAGCTTATTGCCTGTGTTTGGGAATACAACTATTCCCAAGACAAGTCACATTTCTTAAAAGtaggatttaattatttttattaataaaaatctacattttaagCCTAAACTATCTGACTGTGtccctttcaaaaagaaaatcattTAGGACAATCTATTTCTTAAATCACAGTTTATAAATTCTTGCCCCAAAGAGCAAACTCTGCAAGTTCCTTTGCTGAATGAGCACAGGATTTCTAAGatgcaaagacaaaatgaaagagCCTCTCATGCAACATGATTGCTGAATTTCAGCGACACCCCTTATTGCCAGcttattttcttgcctttttttttacagGGCTGTGGAAAACAATTTCTGTCAGCTACATCAAAGCGTAGTGGCAGATTTCCCTTTGGAAGTCAGAGCCTGTTTCAAACGTCTCTTTAAGTCCTGCATATTTGGAGACTTGGGTCGGACAAGGTGGAGGCCTCTCCGTTTCTCTCCATTGCAGCTCCCGATCATCCTGCTGACCTCCTGGCAAAGCTGCTGGAAGGCTTCGTGCACTCCTTCACAGTTCTCCCGGGCTGAGACTTCATAGTAAGTACCTCCCAGTTCACTGGCCAGCTGGAGTCCTTCTTTGGAGGACACCTGCCTGGCTCGCAGGAGGTCTCCTTTGTTCGCCATCAGAAGCAGGGGGATGTTAGCATTCGGGTGAATCTTGCGGATGTGCTGGTGCAGGGGACGGATGACTCGGTAGCTCTCGTAGTCTGTGATGGAGTAAACAAAAACGAAGCCATCTGCCCAGTAGATTGAACGGTTTATCTGCTCTTGGCAGCATATGCTGTCGGTGTCATCCTGCCGTCAAAACCAAGAGGTGTGAGATTAGAAAACTGAGAGtagggagcaggcagagcaaaCAGTCATACAGCACTGCTAAAATACATACAACTACTCGGAGCTTTGCTTTAATGCGTGGCTGTTTCTCGATGTACAGCCAGAAACCTTTCTGACAGCCGGGGAACACACCAGGGACAGGAGAAATTTCCACAGTGTCAGTAACAGATTCCAGGTAAGAAGAACGTGGAGTGGAGAGGGGTCAGAGCAAATTGGTGGAAAATAAGAGAACAGCCAAAATACTGATATTGAAAAGTTTGTTCTGTATTCTATTGTGCTAAACCCATGTGCCAGAAACCCGTGCTTTTATTGTGAATAAAATTGTGGTGGGCATGGTAAGAGCATTACAGAATTCCGCAGGCCAGTCACACTACTGCAAGTGAACAATTGTCCCCAAAGGTGTTTTTATAGGACTTTTTCCAATTCTGTTTTCAAGGTCTTCATGGATGGGGGTTCTCACTAACTGTGTTTGGTGGAGCCTGACAGGTTTTCCTGCCACGGAGGTCTCCAGATAGTCAAAGGCAAAGTTACTTTGAAAAAGCAATTTGTTACAAATAAGCAATGGAACTGAAAATCAGGTGAAATCTCATTGCTCACTTGTAGAGCAGCAATGGGTTGATATTACTGTTTTGCTGGTCACACATTTGTTCAGTCCATCACCACTCCTACTCAGACAGCCGTAACAGTCACCAGCACTGGGAATATAAAACTGAATGCAACACTGTGGGGCTTGAAAAGAGATCGGCTCACTATTTTCAGCTAATCCTCTAGTCTTTGTGAGCCATGCTGGCGTGTAACCCAACCAGATAGGGACATCGCTGCTGTAGCTATTGCCAGTGTGGTTGGTTTGTAAGGACTGACATTCCTGTCAATATTACAGGCTTTCTGGAGCTTTATAATTTCTTTCATATCCAATAAGGCACTAAGCATATTCAGTATTCAGCTCTTGATGAACTTGGTAGAAATTAGAGGCTTTTGTGTATTTTAGAGTTGTTCAACATCATGAATACAGAGCCtaaacttttattattattgttaaattCTATTCAAGAAATCTTCATCAACTTCAGTAAGAATAATAGAACATATGTTCCATTATCTATTTATCTATAGTATATATATCTGCCATTCACATTTGTTTTAACAGAATTTGCATGTGCTCAGCAGTCTCCCAAACAGATCACTTTTATTTAGGCACCTAAATATGAATTACAAAGCCTGACTTCaggaagcagagctggaaaagaatgGGTAAAACTGATCAGTTCTTGTATGGTAGATCAGGCTGTAAAGAAAAGACTACCGACAAGGCTCTTCCGTGGTTGGCTcttccaggttgctcaaagccccatccagcctggccttaaacacttccaaggaagCAGGATTTCTGAAGGCTCAGAGAATAAATTAGGCTTACAACTTCCAACAGTAGTTCTGCTAACTATCTGCTCTTTGTAAATACTTCAGTATTGCCCATAGAGGCACTGCCTCATCACATCTAGTCGTTCTTTGGCCTTGCCAGCTCACAGTAACGCTAAATCCTGTTAGCAGTGAAACTGTTTAACAGATGCTCTTAtcactcctctccctccccaaaaccctcaaaccccaaaacccaacgaAGTTGCACACGGAATGAAGGGGGATCCTCACCAGCAGCCTTGTTTAAAAGGTTAATGAGAGTGAACTCAAGCCAGGACAG
Proteins encoded:
- the LOC141464799 gene encoding ras-like protein family member 11A-like, with translation MRLISQDTMSQYSTNFLLLPIPEYPVLDCVPNKIIKLVVLGGSSVGKTALVVRFLTKRFIGDYEANTGALYSRKFTIDGEQISLQVQDTPFVSLEDDTDSICCQEQINRSIYWADGFVFVYSITDYESYRVIRPLHQHIRKIHPNANIPLLLMANKGDLLRARQVSSKEGLQLASELGGTYYEVSARENCEGVHEAFQQLCQEVSRMIGSCNGEKRRGLHLVRPKSPNMQDLKRRLKQALTSKGKSATTL